The Candidatus Methylomirabilota bacterium genome includes the window GATCGCCGCCGGCACGCCGGCCGTCGGCCAGGCGCCCAAGTCCGGCGGGGTCCTCAACGTCATGCAGCGCGAGGACCTGGCCCAGGGCTTCTCGATCCACGAGACGGCGACGATCTCCACCGTGTGGCCGAGCATGCCGTGCTTCAACAACCTCGTGCTCTTCGACCCCCTGAAGCCGGTCGAGAGCATGGACACCATCATTCCCGAGCTGGCCGAGAAGTGGTCCTGGCAGGACAACTACCGCAACCTCGTCTTCTTCCTCCGCAAAGGGGTCAAGTGGCACGACGGCCAGCCCTTTACCTCGAAGGACGTCAAGTACACCTTCGACATGATCCGCGAGGCGAAGGACGCGCCGGCCAAGCTGCGGATCAATCCCCGCAAGGACTGGTACGCCAACGTCGTGAGCATCGAGGCGCCCGACCCGCACACGGTGATCTTCCACCTCAAGCGGCCGCAGCCCTCGCTGCTGATGATGCTGGCCTCCGGGTACTCACCGGTCTACCCGGCCCACATCCCGCCGGCGGAGTTCCGCACCCGCTGCGTCGGCACCGGCCCCTTCAAGGTCAAGGAGTGGCGGAAGGGCGAGTACATCGAGTACGTCCGGAACCACGACTACTGGGCCAAGGGCCGTCCGTACCTCGACGGCCTCAAGTACGTGATCATCCCTGAGCGCGGCACGCGGACGGCGGCGATCCAGGCCGGCCGGCTGGACATCGCCTTCCCGGGCGAAACGTCGAAGGCCACCGCCGAGCAGCTCAGGGCGGCCGTCCCCAACATGGTCATCAGCGAGGTGGGCGCCAACGTCAACGACAATCTCATCATGAACGTCAAGAAGCCGCCCTTCGACAACGTGAAGGTGCGGCGCGCGATGAGCCTGGCCATCGACCGCCGCGCCTACGTCAGAGCGGTCCACCAGGGCGGTGCAGTGGTCGGTGCCTCGCTGCAGCCGAGGCCGTACGGGTTCTGGGGGCTGCTCGAGAAGGACCTCAACCAGCTCCCCGGCTACGGCAAGCCGGCGGAGGACAAGGCCAAGGCCAGGAAGCTTCTCGCCGAGGCTGGCTTCACTCCATCCAACCCGCTGAAGGTCGAGATCAAAACGCGGGCGATCGCCATCTACATCGACTTCTCCTCGTTCGTGATCAACGAGCTGAAGCAGGTAGGGGTGGAGGCGACACTGACGCAGATCGAGACGGCCCAGTGGCACCCCCTGGTCACCCGCCGAGACTACCAGATGGGAACCAACCTCACCGGCCTGGGCGTGGATGACCCGGACGGGAATTTCTACGAGAACTTCGCCTGCGGATCTCCGCGCAACTACACCGACTACTGCGACGAGCAGGTGATGAAGATGTTCGACCAGCAGTCCCAGGAGCTCGACCGCAGGAAGCGGACGACGTTGGTCGGGCAGATCCAGAAGAAGCTCGAGGAGGACGCGGCCCGCCCGATGATGGGCTGGCGGCTCGACTACTTCGCGCAGTGGCCGCACGTGAAGAACCTCGTCCCTCACCACAACATCTACAACTTCGGCCGGCTGCAGGACGTCTGGATGGACAAGTAACCACTCATCACGTCGGAGGGGGCCTCGACGGCCGCCTCCGAAATCTTCCCACGTGCGAACTTACATCGCTCAGCGCCTCGCGATCGCCGTGCTGACCCTGTTCGGCATGTCGGTCGTCATCTTCGTCCTCATGCGTCTGGCCCCGGGCGACATCGTCGACATCCTCTTCGCCGCCGCTGGCTACGTGAACGAGACCGACAAGAAGCTGATCATGAAGGAGCTGGGGATCGACAAGCCGATCTGGGTCCAATACGCCACCTGGCTCCGGGACATCTTCACCGGCGACCTCGGCAAGTCCTATCGCTACGATCTGCCCGCCTGGCAGGTGATCAGGCCGTTGGTCCCGGTCACGC containing:
- a CDS encoding ABC transporter substrate-binding protein, encoding MPRLPLAASLIVVAGLLAVIAAGTPAVGQAPKSGGVLNVMQREDLAQGFSIHETATISTVWPSMPCFNNLVLFDPLKPVESMDTIIPELAEKWSWQDNYRNLVFFLRKGVKWHDGQPFTSKDVKYTFDMIREAKDAPAKLRINPRKDWYANVVSIEAPDPHTVIFHLKRPQPSLLMMLASGYSPVYPAHIPPAEFRTRCVGTGPFKVKEWRKGEYIEYVRNHDYWAKGRPYLDGLKYVIIPERGTRTAAIQAGRLDIAFPGETSKATAEQLRAAVPNMVISEVGANVNDNLIMNVKKPPFDNVKVRRAMSLAIDRRAYVRAVHQGGAVVGASLQPRPYGFWGLLEKDLNQLPGYGKPAEDKAKARKLLAEAGFTPSNPLKVEIKTRAIAIYIDFSSFVINELKQVGVEATLTQIETAQWHPLVTRRDYQMGTNLTGLGVDDPDGNFYENFACGSPRNYTDYCDEQVMKMFDQQSQELDRRKRTTLVGQIQKKLEEDAARPMMGWRLDYFAQWPHVKNLVPHHNIYNFGRLQDVWMDK